The following proteins are encoded in a genomic region of Hymenobacter siberiensis:
- a CDS encoding sensor histidine kinase, which produces MKRILLIDDNPEDRMLYRRFLGQNAGFQRIEIIEASSGAEGLEQFQLQQPDCVLLDYNLPDTDGLDLLDALNELAPPDTLCVVMITGGGNEALAVRALNSGALDYLVKQQFDRELLNKTVLYAIEKNEWRQYVARYHGELQDVNRELRDSLAALTETRQELHEKNTQLSAANQEIGARNRLLARTNQDLDNFVYAASHDLRQPLNNLRGLFDELRRSATFQDPEEAVVLRLLEESLHSLSTTITDLAAVVQEQRSPGKQAAEEVALTSLVADVLKTLRPQLTATEARVDTDFAGLPALSYVRSNLRTILINLLGNALKYRHPARVPHIQVRTYQDSGCPVLEVRDNGLGMNLDRYGSELFQLFRRFHPQAGEGTGVGLFLVNRLVHSEGGHIAVESEEGQGTVFRVFLHGEGGHC; this is translated from the coding sequence GTGAAGCGAATTTTACTGATTGACGACAACCCGGAGGACCGAATGCTGTACCGGCGCTTCCTGGGACAGAACGCTGGATTTCAGCGTATTGAAATCATAGAGGCTTCTTCGGGGGCCGAGGGCCTGGAGCAATTTCAGCTGCAGCAGCCCGACTGCGTTCTGCTTGATTACAACCTACCCGACACTGACGGCCTCGACCTGCTCGATGCCCTGAACGAGCTGGCCCCACCCGATACGCTATGCGTGGTGATGATAACCGGCGGCGGCAACGAAGCCCTGGCCGTGCGCGCCCTCAACTCCGGCGCCCTCGACTACCTGGTGAAACAGCAGTTCGACCGCGAGCTGCTCAATAAAACCGTGCTGTACGCCATCGAGAAAAACGAGTGGCGCCAGTACGTGGCCCGCTACCACGGCGAGCTGCAGGACGTGAACCGCGAGCTGCGCGACTCCCTGGCCGCGCTCACCGAAACCCGGCAGGAGCTCCACGAGAAAAACACCCAGCTCAGCGCCGCCAACCAGGAAATCGGGGCGCGCAACCGCCTCCTGGCCCGCACCAATCAGGACCTCGACAACTTCGTGTACGCGGCCAGCCACGACCTGCGCCAGCCCCTCAACAACCTGCGCGGCCTCTTCGACGAGCTTCGCCGCAGTGCCACCTTCCAGGACCCCGAGGAGGCCGTAGTGCTGCGCCTGCTGGAAGAATCGCTGCACAGCCTGTCCACCACCATCACCGACCTGGCCGCCGTGGTGCAGGAGCAGCGCAGCCCCGGCAAGCAGGCCGCCGAGGAGGTTGCCCTGACCAGCCTCGTGGCCGACGTGCTAAAGACCCTGCGCCCGCAGCTAACAGCCACCGAAGCCCGCGTCGACACCGATTTTGCCGGTTTGCCCGCCCTGAGCTACGTGCGCAGCAACCTGCGCACCATCCTCATCAACTTGCTGGGCAATGCCCTCAAATACCGGCATCCGGCCCGGGTGCCTCATATTCAGGTTCGTACCTATCAGGACAGTGGCTGCCCGGTACTCGAAGTGCGCGACAACGGCCTGGGCATGAACCTGGACCGCTACGGCTCCGAGCTATTCCAGCTGTTCCGGCGGTTTCACCCGCAGGCAGGCGAAGGCACGGGCGTGGG
- a CDS encoding response regulator, producing the protein MNPTALIPILVVEDSIEDFTALSRAFYKNAVTNPVLRCEDGDQALEYLKGYGKHPNWPSQLPVIILLDLNMPGTDGRAVLDALKNDPALQSIPVIVFTTSSNSTDIAECYRLGANSYLTKPIGYPELEEKVRLIIHYWLEASELPLAG; encoded by the coding sequence ATGAATCCCACCGCCCTCATCCCCATCCTCGTGGTGGAAGACAGCATCGAAGACTTTACGGCCCTGAGCCGGGCCTTCTACAAAAACGCGGTGACCAACCCCGTGCTGCGCTGCGAAGACGGCGACCAGGCCCTCGAATACCTCAAGGGCTACGGCAAGCACCCGAACTGGCCCAGCCAGCTGCCCGTCATCATCCTGCTCGACCTCAATATGCCCGGCACCGATGGCCGCGCCGTGCTCGACGCACTGAAAAATGACCCGGCCCTGCAGAGTATTCCGGTTATCGTATTCACTACTTCGTCTAATAGCACCGATATTGCCGAGTGCTACCGCCTGGGGGCCAACAGCTACCTCACCAAGCCCATTGGCTACCCCGAGCTGGAAGAAAAAGTGCGGCTTATTATTCATTATTGGCTGGAGGCTTCCGAGCTTCCGCTGGCTGGCTAA
- a CDS encoding ATP-binding protein produces the protein MAESALTLTDESLLGQSITLSNCDREPIHLPGLIQPYGFLLCLDEQSRRVVQASANTLALLGIIPENIIGAGLGILLEPEQLVAVERLWATLGPEARLLGIRLGRVVGQPAYKLILHRYDGLLWVEGEPVADTTVSAFDLSALNMSLGSLLAAETVLDCCQLTAEQVRAITGFDRVAIYRFAPDDSGEVIAEAVREDLPPWLGMHYPATDIPKQARAMYLKNWLRFIPDARYQPVPLVPAVAPGASRPPDMTYSVLRSVSPIHLEYLHNLGSEATMTISLIQEGQLWGMITCHHQTPRLVSYELRDLCQFLGKAVSALLKSKEQQDEQAYRLRMREAQVRLFDLVSTQVNFLDGLHRFTPSLLDVLDCGGAAICFAGEIITLGHTPTPAQITELVEWLRTHNPHDIFVTDSYARLNPAGKVIRSTASGILAVALAREAGEYIFWFRPEQLQTVTWAGRHEKNQTIVDGQIFLSPRQSFEAWKQTVEETSAPWRPLEIEAAKEIRLHISDIRLKIFNELQAKAISLARLNAELERSNDELDSFAYVASHDLKEPLRGIHNYSLFLLEDYADKLDNEGVSKLQTLVRLSQRMEALIEALLQLSRVSRVEMAVEAVNLNDALADIIDLLHPRLEQTCTTVTVPVSLPTVRGNRTSLHEVFNNLLTNALRYNNHPDKHVIIGVAPPAIRGPKGTGDPAGFTVIYVHDNGIGIDPKHHDNIFKIFKRLHAQDKYGGGTGAGLAIARKMVEKHGGELWVDSTLGHGATFYFSLANNL, from the coding sequence ATGGCTGAATCAGCGCTAACCCTTACCGATGAAAGCCTGCTTGGCCAGTCCATCACGCTTAGCAACTGCGACCGGGAGCCCATTCACCTCCCCGGCCTGATTCAGCCCTACGGCTTTTTGCTGTGCCTCGATGAGCAGAGCCGCCGCGTGGTGCAGGCCAGCGCCAACACGCTGGCGCTGCTAGGCATAATTCCCGAAAACATTATCGGGGCCGGCTTAGGCATTTTGCTGGAGCCCGAGCAGCTGGTGGCAGTAGAGCGCCTGTGGGCCACGCTGGGGCCGGAGGCGCGGCTGCTGGGCATTCGCCTGGGGCGGGTGGTAGGCCAGCCGGCCTACAAGCTCATCCTGCATCGCTACGATGGCCTGCTGTGGGTGGAAGGCGAGCCGGTGGCCGATACCACGGTCAGCGCCTTCGACCTGTCGGCGCTCAACATGAGCCTGGGCAGCCTGCTCGCGGCCGAAACCGTGCTCGACTGCTGCCAGCTAACGGCCGAGCAGGTGCGGGCCATCACCGGGTTCGACCGGGTGGCCATCTACCGTTTCGCGCCCGACGACAGCGGCGAAGTAATTGCCGAGGCCGTGCGCGAAGACCTGCCCCCCTGGCTGGGCATGCACTACCCGGCCACCGACATTCCGAAGCAGGCGCGGGCCATGTACCTCAAAAACTGGCTCCGCTTCATCCCCGATGCCCGGTACCAGCCGGTGCCGCTGGTGCCCGCCGTGGCACCCGGGGCCAGCCGCCCGCCCGACATGACGTATTCGGTGCTGCGCAGCGTGTCGCCCATTCACCTCGAATACCTGCATAACCTGGGCTCGGAGGCGACCATGACCATTTCGCTCATTCAGGAAGGGCAGCTGTGGGGCATGATAACCTGCCACCACCAAACCCCGCGCCTGGTGAGCTACGAGTTGCGCGACCTGTGCCAGTTTCTGGGCAAAGCGGTGTCGGCGCTACTCAAAAGCAAGGAGCAGCAGGACGAGCAGGCCTACCGCCTGCGCATGCGCGAGGCCCAGGTGCGGCTGTTCGATTTGGTGAGCACGCAGGTGAATTTTCTGGATGGCCTGCACCGCTTCACCCCCAGCCTGCTGGATGTGCTGGACTGCGGCGGCGCGGCCATTTGCTTCGCTGGTGAAATCATTACCCTCGGCCACACGCCCACGCCCGCCCAGATTACGGAGCTGGTGGAATGGCTGCGCACCCACAACCCGCACGATATTTTCGTGACCGATTCCTACGCACGGCTGAACCCGGCCGGTAAGGTCATCCGGAGCACGGCCAGCGGCATTCTGGCCGTGGCGCTGGCCCGCGAGGCGGGGGAGTACATCTTCTGGTTTCGGCCCGAGCAGCTGCAAACCGTGACCTGGGCCGGCCGCCACGAAAAAAACCAGACCATCGTGGATGGGCAGATTTTCCTCTCGCCCCGGCAGTCGTTTGAGGCCTGGAAGCAAACCGTGGAGGAAACGTCGGCCCCGTGGCGGCCCCTGGAAATTGAGGCGGCCAAAGAAATTCGCCTGCATATTTCCGACATCCGGCTAAAAATATTTAACGAGCTGCAAGCCAAGGCCATCAGCCTGGCCCGCCTCAACGCCGAGCTGGAGCGCAGCAACGACGAGCTGGACTCGTTTGCCTACGTGGCCTCGCACGACCTCAAGGAACCGTTGCGCGGCATTCATAACTACTCGCTGTTTTTGCTGGAAGACTACGCCGATAAGCTTGATAATGAGGGCGTGAGCAAGCTCCAGACCCTGGTGCGCCTCAGCCAGCGCATGGAGGCGCTGATTGAGGCGCTGCTGCAACTCTCGCGTGTGAGCCGGGTTGAAATGGCAGTGGAGGCCGTGAACCTGAACGATGCCCTGGCCGACATTATCGACCTGCTGCACCCCCGCCTGGAGCAAACCTGCACCACGGTGACGGTGCCCGTTTCCCTACCCACCGTGCGCGGCAACCGCACCTCGCTGCACGAGGTATTCAACAACTTGCTGACCAACGCCCTGCGCTACAATAACCACCCCGATAAGCACGTTATCATTGGCGTGGCCCCGCCCGCAATTCGCGGCCCCAAAGGCACCGGTGACCCGGCCGGTTTTACCGTTATTTACGTACACGATAACGGCATCGGCATCGACCCGAAGCACCACGACAATATTTTCAAAATATTCAAGCGCCTGCACGCGCAGGACAAGTACGGTGGAGGGACCGGCGCGGGCCTGGCCATTGCCCGGAAGATGGTGGAAAAACACGGCGGCGAGTTGTGGGTTGATTCCACACTCGGCCATGGTGCCACCTTTTATTTTTCGCTGGCCAACAATCTGTAA
- a CDS encoding biliverdin-producing heme oxygenase, which produces MPNPPESPAILPRLRHETRPFHDAVEQNPFNLALAAGTVTAADTARFLAKMYGFLAPYEAQLHAHATFFGPAWQLDQRYRAPLILKDLARLGHDAAPPLYPGLPPLGTRAQLLGAMYVLEGSTLGGQVIARQLDKAGIAPHAFFTGRAERTGPLWKGFCQHLTEAAETGSEEPAAIVASAVHTFQALSAWLNQR; this is translated from the coding sequence ATGCCCAACCCTCCGGAAAGCCCGGCTATTCTGCCGCGTCTTCGTCACGAAACCAGACCCTTCCACGATGCAGTGGAGCAAAACCCATTTAACCTGGCCTTGGCGGCAGGCACGGTAACGGCAGCCGATACCGCCCGGTTCCTGGCCAAGATGTACGGCTTTCTGGCACCGTACGAGGCGCAGCTGCACGCCCACGCTACTTTTTTCGGGCCAGCCTGGCAGCTCGACCAGCGCTACCGCGCGCCCCTCATCCTGAAAGATTTGGCTCGGCTGGGCCACGATGCCGCGCCGCCGCTCTACCCCGGGCTGCCGCCGCTCGGCACCCGCGCCCAGCTGCTGGGGGCCATGTACGTGCTCGAAGGCTCGACGCTGGGCGGGCAGGTCATTGCGCGGCAGCTCGATAAGGCGGGCATTGCCCCGCACGCCTTTTTCACGGGCCGGGCCGAGCGCACCGGGCCACTCTGGAAAGGCTTCTGCCAGCACCTGACCGAAGCCGCCGAAACCGGCTCCGAAGAGCCAGCGGCCATCGTGGCCTCGGCCGTTCATACGTTCCAAGCACTATCCGCATGGCTGAATCAGCGCTAA
- a CDS encoding DUF4159 domain-containing protein, producing MLKSLLLSVAILLTLTAAAPAPSFRIAKLHYGGGGDWYANKTSLPNLISFCNQALKTNIAPDEATVELDAPELLSYPFIHMTGHGNVSFTAVEAKNLRQYLIGGGFLHIDDNYGLDKFIRPEMKKVFPELEFVELPFSHPIYHQKYQFPRGLPKVHEHDGKRAQGFGLVYKGRLVCFYSYECDLGNGWEDVGTYPEDSPATHDAALRMGANLVSYALTQD from the coding sequence ATGCTGAAATCCCTGCTGCTATCCGTTGCCATTCTGCTCACCCTCACGGCCGCCGCGCCCGCCCCCAGCTTCCGAATTGCCAAGCTGCACTACGGCGGCGGCGGCGACTGGTACGCCAACAAAACCTCGCTGCCCAACCTCATCAGCTTCTGCAATCAGGCCCTGAAAACCAATATCGCGCCCGACGAAGCAACCGTGGAGCTCGACGCGCCCGAATTGCTCTCCTATCCCTTCATTCACATGACCGGGCACGGCAACGTAAGCTTTACCGCCGTGGAGGCCAAAAACCTGCGCCAGTACCTCATCGGCGGCGGCTTTCTGCACATTGACGACAATTACGGGCTCGATAAATTTATACGGCCCGAGATGAAGAAGGTGTTTCCCGAGCTCGAATTTGTGGAATTGCCCTTCTCGCATCCTATTTATCATCAGAAATACCAGTTTCCCCGGGGCCTGCCCAAGGTGCACGAGCACGATGGCAAACGGGCCCAGGGTTTCGGGCTGGTGTACAAAGGCCGGCTGGTGTGCTTCTACTCTTATGAGTGCGACCTCGGCAACGGCTGGGAAGACGTGGGCACCTACCCCGAAGACTCGCCCGCCACGCACGATGCCGCCCTGCGCATGGGGGCCAACCTGGTGAGCTACGCCCTGACCCAGGACTGA
- a CDS encoding RtcB family protein: MVTGNDLLNLGLKPGKWFKEALEHINAHAFEGDALHAYLDTVKPAPEIPLLAQPVPFHENIRAETVVEQQNIDYVKQSMDLLMRTPTVVAGAIMPDACPAGPLGTIPVGGVVATHRAIHPGMHSADICCSVMLTNLGKVDPKIVLDVAQGITHFGPGGRPAESQFALPAEILAEMQANPFLNSERSLKMAREHLGTQGDGNHFLYVGVSAATGDTMLVTHHGSRGVGAVLYGNGMKTAEFFRREISPETHPANAWIPSDTPEGENYWRALQTVRKWTKRNHEVLHEAIAAQLGTAVLQRYWNEHNFVFRDGDVFYHAKGATPLDPKFMPDITGPRIIPLNMAQPILIVEGATTANNLGFAPHGAGRNLSRTRHKFSKIGQTNEQIFAEETQGIDARFFFNRIDISELPSAYKNAEDVKQQITGFNLATIIDEIQPYGCIMAGDWEQDAPWRKKKLAKAAAALEAQAAADSQVDMSAL; encoded by the coding sequence ATGGTAACGGGAAACGACTTGCTAAACCTGGGCCTCAAGCCCGGCAAATGGTTTAAAGAGGCGCTGGAGCACATCAATGCCCACGCCTTTGAGGGCGATGCCCTGCACGCCTACCTCGACACCGTGAAGCCCGCGCCGGAAATCCCGCTGCTGGCCCAGCCGGTGCCTTTCCACGAGAATATCCGGGCCGAAACCGTGGTGGAGCAGCAGAATATCGACTACGTGAAGCAGTCGATGGACCTGCTCATGCGCACGCCCACGGTGGTAGCCGGCGCCATTATGCCTGATGCCTGCCCGGCCGGGCCGCTGGGCACCATTCCGGTGGGTGGTGTGGTGGCCACGCACCGGGCCATTCACCCCGGCATGCACTCGGCCGATATCTGCTGCTCGGTGATGCTAACCAACCTCGGCAAAGTGGACCCCAAAATCGTGCTCGATGTGGCCCAGGGCATCACGCACTTCGGCCCGGGCGGCCGGCCGGCGGAAAGTCAATTTGCACTGCCCGCTGAAATTCTGGCCGAGATGCAGGCCAACCCGTTTCTGAACTCCGAGCGCAGCCTGAAAATGGCTCGCGAGCACCTTGGCACGCAGGGCGATGGCAACCACTTTCTCTACGTGGGCGTGTCGGCCGCCACCGGCGATACCATGCTCGTGACGCACCACGGCTCGCGGGGAGTGGGCGCGGTGCTGTATGGCAACGGGATGAAAACAGCCGAGTTTTTCCGCCGTGAGATTTCGCCCGAAACCCACCCGGCCAACGCCTGGATTCCCAGCGATACCCCGGAGGGCGAAAATTACTGGCGCGCCCTGCAAACCGTGCGCAAGTGGACCAAGCGCAACCACGAGGTGCTACACGAAGCCATTGCCGCCCAGCTGGGAACGGCCGTGCTGCAGCGCTACTGGAACGAGCACAACTTCGTGTTTCGCGATGGCGACGTGTTCTACCACGCCAAAGGCGCGACGCCGCTCGACCCCAAGTTTATGCCCGACATCACCGGCCCGCGCATTATTCCGCTCAACATGGCCCAGCCCATCCTCATTGTGGAAGGTGCCACCACCGCCAATAACCTCGGCTTCGCCCCGCACGGCGCGGGCCGCAACCTCAGCCGCACCCGCCACAAATTCAGCAAAATCGGCCAGACCAACGAGCAGATTTTCGCCGAGGAAACCCAGGGCATCGACGCCCGCTTCTTCTTCAACCGCATCGATATTTCCGAGCTGCCCAGCGCCTACAAAAACGCCGAGGACGTGAAGCAGCAAATCACGGGTTTCAACCTAGCCACCATCATCGATGAAATCCAGCCCTATGGCTGCATCATGGCCGGCGATTGGGAGCAGGACGCCCCCTGGCGCAAAAAGAAGCTGGCGAAAGCCGCCGCTGCTTTAGAAGCGCAGGCCGCAGCCGATTCGCAGGTGGATATGTCGGCACTGTAG
- a CDS encoding 16S rRNA (uracil(1498)-N(3))-methyltransferase, which produces MHTFFAPDLAGPTYTLPEDESKHAIRVLRLGIGDEVELLDGRGGLYKAAVADANPKRCQLRITHHEAVAPRPYFTHVAVAPTKNLDRMEWFVEKAVEIGVERISFLRCARSERRELKLERLEKIAISALKQSGQAWLPQLDELTDFGAFVAGVTPETTFIAHLEAGERMALAQVVGNGPGCCVLIGPEGDFTPQEIALALGRGIRPVTLGNSRLRTETAALAAVFTAQLAVV; this is translated from the coding sequence ATGCATACCTTTTTCGCCCCCGACCTTGCCGGCCCCACCTACACACTCCCCGAAGACGAAAGCAAGCACGCCATCCGCGTGCTGCGCCTGGGCATCGGCGACGAAGTGGAACTACTCGACGGCCGGGGCGGCCTCTATAAGGCGGCCGTGGCCGATGCCAACCCCAAGCGCTGCCAGTTGCGCATCACGCACCACGAAGCGGTAGCGCCCCGCCCCTACTTCACCCACGTAGCCGTGGCCCCCACCAAAAACCTCGACCGCATGGAGTGGTTCGTGGAAAAAGCCGTGGAAATTGGCGTGGAGCGCATCAGCTTCCTGCGCTGCGCCCGCTCCGAGCGCCGCGAGCTGAAGCTGGAGCGGCTGGAGAAAATCGCCATCAGCGCCCTAAAGCAGTCGGGGCAGGCGTGGCTGCCGCAGCTGGATGAGCTGACCGATTTTGGGGCGTTTGTGGCGGGCGTGACGCCAGAAACCACCTTCATCGCGCACCTGGAAGCGGGCGAGCGCATGGCGCTGGCGCAGGTGGTGGGCAACGGGCCGGGCTGCTGCGTACTCATCGGACCGGAGGGCGATTTCACGCCGCAGGAAATTGCGCTGGCGTTGGGGCGCGGAATTCGACCGGTGACACTGGGCAACTCGCGGCTGCGGACGGAAACGGCGGCGCTGGCGGCTGTGTTCACGGCGCAATTGGCAGTGGTGTAG
- the pckA gene encoding phosphoenolpyruvate carboxykinase (ATP) produces the protein MQEASTLAADTRNRLQALGFEKTATVHLNPTPAELIEYALRNGEGHLTDTGALMADTGKFTGRSPKDRFVVKDANTENSVWWGDINIPFDTDKFDQLHQKMVAYLADKELYVREAYAGANPNYQLKLRIVNEQAWHNLFCYNMFLRPEEGADTSWTPDFSIICAPGFEADPAVDGTRQPNFAIINFTKKMILIGGTGYAGEMKKGIFGVLNYLLPHEHETLSMHCSANVGKKGDTAIFFGLSGTGKTTLSADPNRGLIGDDEHGWTPDAGIFNFEGGCYAKVIDLSKEKEPEIFDAIRFGSIVENTRFIPGTHTVDYANKSVTENTRTAYPINFIPNAIEPGVADAPKNIFFLTADAFGVIPPISKLDKSHAMYLFMSGYTAKVAGTEMGVTEPQTTFSACFGAVFLPLHPAKYAEMLGKKMDENPDINVWLINTGWTGGSYGTGHRMKLHYTRAMITAALNGQLDEVKFTKHPVFGMMVPGAVPGVPTEILDPRNTWADKEAYDKTASDLAEKFVVNFKKYAEFANEEILAGAPRVAVEA, from the coding sequence ATGCAAGAAGCCTCCACCCTTGCCGCCGACACCCGCAATCGTTTGCAGGCCCTCGGCTTCGAAAAAACCGCCACCGTTCACCTCAATCCCACGCCGGCCGAGCTCATTGAGTACGCCCTGCGCAACGGCGAAGGCCACCTCACCGACACCGGCGCGCTGATGGCCGACACCGGCAAGTTTACCGGCCGCTCGCCCAAAGACCGGTTTGTGGTGAAGGATGCCAACACCGAAAACAGCGTGTGGTGGGGCGATATCAACATCCCTTTCGATACCGATAAGTTCGACCAGCTGCACCAGAAAATGGTGGCTTACCTGGCCGATAAGGAGTTGTACGTGCGCGAAGCCTACGCCGGGGCCAACCCCAACTACCAGCTCAAGCTGCGCATCGTGAACGAGCAGGCTTGGCACAACCTGTTCTGCTACAATATGTTTCTGCGCCCCGAAGAAGGTGCGGATACGTCCTGGACGCCCGATTTCAGCATCATCTGTGCCCCCGGCTTTGAGGCCGACCCGGCCGTGGACGGCACCCGCCAGCCCAACTTCGCCATCATCAACTTCACCAAGAAGATGATTCTGATTGGCGGCACGGGCTACGCCGGCGAGATGAAAAAAGGCATTTTTGGGGTGCTGAACTACCTGCTGCCCCACGAGCACGAAACGCTGAGCATGCACTGCTCGGCCAACGTGGGCAAAAAGGGCGACACCGCCATTTTCTTCGGCCTCTCCGGCACCGGCAAAACCACCCTTTCGGCCGACCCCAACCGCGGCCTCATCGGCGACGACGAGCACGGCTGGACGCCCGATGCCGGCATCTTCAACTTTGAAGGCGGCTGCTACGCCAAGGTGATTGACCTGAGTAAGGAGAAGGAGCCCGAGATTTTCGATGCCATCCGCTTCGGCTCCATCGTGGAGAACACGCGCTTCATCCCCGGCACGCACACGGTGGACTATGCCAACAAGTCGGTGACCGAAAACACGCGCACCGCCTACCCCATCAACTTCATCCCCAACGCCATTGAGCCCGGCGTAGCCGATGCGCCGAAGAACATTTTCTTCCTCACGGCCGATGCCTTTGGCGTAATTCCGCCCATCAGCAAGCTCGACAAGAGCCACGCCATGTACTTGTTCATGTCGGGCTACACGGCCAAGGTGGCCGGCACTGAAATGGGCGTTACCGAACCGCAGACGACGTTTTCGGCCTGTTTCGGCGCGGTATTTCTGCCGTTGCATCCCGCCAAATACGCCGAGATGCTGGGCAAAAAGATGGACGAGAACCCCGATATCAATGTGTGGCTCATCAACACGGGCTGGACGGGCGGTAGCTACGGCACCGGCCACCGCATGAAACTGCACTATACCCGCGCCATGATTACGGCGGCTCTCAACGGCCAGCTCGACGAGGTGAAATTCACCAAACACCCTGTGTTTGGCATGATGGTGCCCGGCGCGGTGCCCGGCGTGCCCACCGAAATTCTGGACCCGCGCAACACCTGGGCCGACAAAGAGGCCTATGACAAAACGGCTTCGGACCTGGCCGAGAAGTTCGTGGTGAACTTTAAGAAATACGCCGAATTTGCCAACGAGGAAATTCTGGCCGGTGCGCCGCGCGTGGCGGTAGAAGCGTAA
- a CDS encoding helix-turn-helix domain-containing protein — protein sequence MAIEIARYNGIYGDHKARISHDYLQSQLIVPRQRFTDWGLKPHLHENLFQLFFLEAGRAAFEATELVELRTPCLVIIPANTVHGFTFSPQVKGRTLTLSEALLDTILQATPGVLVEINALHILSEFNSEVSFADLSALEQQIHEEINSELPGKQLALNGYFKLLFVKIFRLLHHRRGQEESPNRALHYFREFQKAIERTAPFEKKISDFAQELKITPVHLNRICQAVKGKTAQQIVQAHTIRRAHNYLLYTSLSVAEIAYELQFVDPGYFTRFFRKQTGLSPGAYRAKAYRSDSAGKP from the coding sequence ATGGCCATCGAAATTGCTCGCTACAACGGAATCTACGGCGACCATAAGGCCCGGATTTCGCACGACTACCTGCAAAGCCAGCTCATCGTGCCCCGTCAGCGCTTCACCGACTGGGGCCTGAAGCCGCACCTGCACGAAAACCTGTTTCAGCTGTTTTTTCTCGAAGCCGGCCGCGCCGCCTTCGAGGCCACCGAGCTGGTGGAGCTGCGCACGCCCTGCCTGGTCATCATTCCGGCCAATACCGTGCACGGCTTCACCTTCAGCCCGCAGGTGAAGGGCCGCACCCTCACCTTATCAGAAGCGCTGCTCGATACCATTTTGCAAGCCACGCCCGGCGTACTGGTCGAAATCAACGCGCTACATATTCTATCCGAATTCAACTCCGAAGTCAGCTTCGCCGATTTATCGGCCCTGGAGCAGCAGATTCACGAGGAAATCAATTCGGAGCTGCCCGGCAAGCAGCTCGCGTTGAATGGCTATTTCAAGCTGTTGTTCGTGAAAATATTCCGGCTGCTGCACCACCGCCGGGGCCAGGAAGAAAGCCCCAACCGCGCCCTGCACTACTTCCGCGAGTTCCAGAAAGCCATTGAGCGCACGGCCCCCTTCGAGAAGAAAATATCCGACTTTGCCCAGGAGTTGAAAATTACGCCGGTGCACCTCAACCGCATCTGTCAGGCCGTGAAGGGCAAAACGGCCCAGCAGATTGTGCAGGCCCACACCATCCGGCGGGCGCACAATTACCTATTATATACCTCGCTCTCGGTGGCCGAAATTGCCTACGAGCTGCAATTTGTGGACCCTGGCTATTTCACGCGGTTCTTCCGCAAGCAAACCGGGCTCTCGCCGGGGGCTTATCGCGCCAAGGCGTACCGGAGTGATTCGGCTGGGAAGCCGTAG